Proteins encoded together in one Camelina sativa cultivar DH55 chromosome 9, Cs, whole genome shotgun sequence window:
- the LOC104710107 gene encoding uncharacterized protein LOC104710107 → MHYCSTMLITPANPCGGTAGLFVFGQKAQLTKIPSFTNLNTLFTVPPVVALAAERRAVSKAFRCCARRRVRDDVVGGGEDEDEAYGYNEEMAMLEVYSQSCREEALIVTAIVDDEEVEVIIFKGVSSCLSGETAVDPARSVLPERAVITKIDRARGPFDPSQIHYIQKGLSFQAFKETRLNS, encoded by the coding sequence ATGCACTACTGTAGCACAATGCTTATCACGCCGGCGAATCCATGCGGTGGCACAGCCGGATTATTCGTTTTCGGACAGAAAGCTCAACTGACTAAGATACCCTCGTTCACAAACTTGAATACCCTTTTCACGGTGCCTCCGGTGGTGGCGTTAGCGGCGGAGAGAAGAGCAGTTTCGAAGGCGTTCCGGTGTTGTGCTCGGAGGAGGGTGAGAGACGACGTCGTAGGAGgaggtgaagatgaagatgaagcgtACGGGTACAATGAGGAGATGGCGATGCTGGAGGTTTATAGCCAGTCGTGTAGAGAAGAAGCGCTTATAGTGACGGCCATTGTTGATGACGAAGAAGTGGAAGTTATCATCTTTAAAGGAGTGTCGTCGTGCCTGAGCGGAGAAACGGCGGTGGATCCAGCGAGGAGTGTGTTGCCGGAGAGAGCAGTAATCACGAAGATTGATAGAGCGAGAGGTCCTTTTGATCCATCACAGATTCATTACATTCAAAAGGGACTCTCTTTTCAAGCCTTCAAGGAGACCAGACTCAACTCATGA